From a region of the Halolamina sp. CBA1230 genome:
- the rpsJ gene encoding 30S ribosomal protein S10: MPEQQARVRLTGTSPEDLDDICDDVREIAEKTGVSLSGPIPLPTTELNVPARKSPDGEGTATWEHWEMRVHKRLIDIDADERALRQLMRIQVPNDVSIEIVLED, encoded by the coding sequence ATGCCCGAGCAACAGGCCCGCGTCCGTCTGACGGGTACGAGCCCGGAGGACCTGGACGACATCTGTGACGACGTCCGCGAGATCGCGGAGAAGACGGGCGTCTCGCTGTCCGGCCCCATCCCGCTCCCGACGACGGAGCTCAACGTGCCCGCACGGAAGTCCCCCGACGGCGAGGGGACTGCCACGTGGGAGCACTGGGAGATGCGGGTCCACAAGCGGCTGATCGACATCGACGCGGACGAGCGCGCGCTCCGCCAGCTGATGCGGATTCAGGTCCCGAACGACGTCTCGATCGAGATCGTCCTCGAGGACTGA
- a CDS encoding elongation factor EF-2, whose translation MGRRKKIVQECERLMDTPENIRNIAIAAHVDHGKTTLSDNLLAGAGMISEGTAGEQLAMDTKEDEQERGITIDAANVSMTHEYEDTNHLINLIDTPGHVDFGGDVTRAMRAVDGALVVVDAVEGAMPQTETVLRQALREGVKPTLFINKVDRLISELQEGEEEMQERLLGVIADVNELIRGMIEEMDDIDDDWTVSVEDGTVGFGSALYKWGVSMPSMQRTGISFEDIIEMERNDKRDELHERSPLSDVVLDMVCEHFPNPVDAQPHRVPRIWRGDSESELAEDMRLVNEDGEVVFMVTDISMDPHAGEIATGRVFSGTLEKGQDLFVSGTAGKNRIQSVGLFMGSEREEVDRVPAGNIASVTGLRDAIAGSTVSSAEMTPFESIEHISEPVITKSVEAQTMDDLPKLIETLQQVAKEDPTIQIEINEDTGEHLISGQGELHLEVITQRIEKEQGIPVNTGEPIVVFREQPQEDSREVEGVSPNRHNKFYISIHPMDQEIVDAIKLGDVSMDMPELERREALQDAGMDKDTSQNVETIHGTNILIDDTKGIQHLNETMELVVEGLQEALDDGPLAAEPVQGTLLRLHDARLHEDTIHRGPAQVIPAVREAVHHALIDGEIRLLEPIQNVRIDVPSEHMGAASGEIQGRRGRVDDMYQEGGLMVVEGVAPVEEMIGFSSDIRSATEGRASWNTENAGFRVMADNLQREQIMEIRERKGMKLELPESVDYI comes from the coding sequence ATGGGCCGACGTAAGAAAATCGTCCAAGAGTGTGAGCGGCTGATGGACACGCCGGAGAACATCCGGAACATCGCCATCGCCGCACACGTCGACCACGGGAAGACGACCCTTTCGGACAACCTCCTCGCCGGCGCGGGGATGATCTCCGAGGGGACGGCAGGCGAGCAGCTCGCGATGGACACCAAGGAGGACGAGCAGGAGCGTGGGATCACCATCGACGCGGCGAACGTCTCGATGACCCACGAGTACGAGGACACCAACCACCTCATCAACCTGATCGACACCCCCGGCCACGTCGACTTCGGTGGCGACGTGACCCGGGCGATGCGTGCCGTCGACGGCGCGCTGGTGGTCGTCGACGCCGTCGAGGGCGCGATGCCCCAGACGGAGACGGTGCTCCGACAGGCGCTGCGGGAGGGCGTGAAGCCGACCCTGTTCATCAACAAGGTCGACCGCCTGATCTCCGAGCTCCAGGAAGGGGAGGAGGAGATGCAGGAGCGACTGCTCGGCGTCATCGCGGACGTGAACGAGCTGATCCGCGGGATGATCGAGGAGATGGACGACATCGACGACGACTGGACGGTCTCCGTCGAGGACGGCACCGTCGGGTTCGGCTCCGCGCTGTACAAGTGGGGCGTCTCGATGCCGTCGATGCAGCGCACCGGCATCTCCTTCGAGGACATTATCGAGATGGAGCGCAACGACAAGCGCGACGAGCTCCACGAGCGCTCGCCACTGTCGGACGTCGTGCTCGACATGGTCTGTGAGCACTTCCCCAACCCCGTCGACGCGCAGCCCCACCGTGTCCCGCGCATCTGGCGTGGCGACTCCGAGTCCGAGCTGGCCGAGGACATGCGGCTGGTCAACGAGGACGGCGAGGTCGTGTTCATGGTGACCGACATCTCGATGGACCCCCATGCCGGCGAGATCGCCACGGGGCGTGTGTTCTCCGGCACCCTGGAGAAGGGCCAGGACCTGTTCGTCTCCGGCACCGCCGGGAAGAACCGGATACAGTCCGTCGGGCTGTTCATGGGGAGCGAGCGCGAGGAAGTGGATCGCGTGCCCGCGGGGAACATCGCCTCCGTCACCGGGCTGCGCGACGCTATCGCCGGCTCGACGGTCTCCTCCGCCGAGATGACACCGTTCGAGTCGATCGAACACATCTCGGAGCCGGTGATCACGAAGTCCGTCGAGGCCCAAACCATGGACGACCTGCCGAAGCTGATCGAGACGCTCCAGCAGGTCGCCAAGGAGGACCCGACGATCCAGATCGAGATCAACGAGGACACCGGCGAGCACCTGATCAGCGGGCAGGGCGAGCTCCACCTCGAAGTGATCACCCAGCGCATCGAGAAGGAGCAGGGGATCCCGGTCAACACCGGTGAGCCGATCGTCGTGTTCCGGGAGCAGCCTCAGGAGGACTCCCGGGAGGTCGAGGGCGTCTCGCCCAACCGCCACAACAAGTTCTACATCTCCATCCACCCGATGGATCAGGAGATCGTCGATGCCATCAAGCTGGGCGATGTCTCCATGGACATGCCCGAACTGGAGCGCCGCGAGGCGCTGCAGGACGCCGGCATGGACAAGGACACCTCCCAGAACGTGGAGACCATCCACGGCACCAACATCCTCATCGACGACACGAAGGGGATCCAGCACCTGAACGAGACGATGGAGCTGGTGGTCGAGGGGCTGCAGGAGGCGCTCGACGACGGGCCGCTGGCCGCAGAACCCGTGCAGGGGACGCTGCTCCGCCTGCACGACGCCCGGCTCCACGAGGACACCATCCACCGCGGTCCCGCGCAGGTCATCCCCGCCGTCCGTGAGGCGGTCCACCACGCGCTGATCGACGGCGAGATCCGGCTGCTGGAGCCGATCCAGAACGTCCGGATCGACGTGCCCAGCGAGCACATGGGTGCCGCCTCCGGCGAGATCCAGGGCCGCCGTGGCCGCGTCGACGACATGTACCAGGAGGGCGGCCTGATGGTCGTCGAGGGCGTCGCGCCGGTCGAGGAGATGATCGGCTTCTCCAGCGACATCCGGAGCGCGACCGAGGGTCGTGCGTCCTGGAACACCGAGAACGCCGGCTTCCGCGTGATGGCCGACAACCTCCAGCGCGAGCAGATCATGGAGATCCGCGAGCGCAAGGGGATGAAGCTCGAGCTCCCCGAGTCGGTCGACTACATCTAA
- the tuf gene encoding translation elongation factor EF-1 subunit alpha translates to MSEDKPHQNLAIIGHVDHGKSTLVGRLLYETGSVPEHVIEQHREEAEEKGKGGFEFAYVMDNLAEERERGVTIDIAHQEFDTDDYYFTIVDCPGHRDFVKNMITGASQADNAVLVVAADDGVAPQTREHVFLARTLGINELIIGVNKMDLVDYSEDSYKEVVDEVHDLLNQVQFATDDTTFIPISAFEGDNVAESSENTSWFDGPTLLEALNELPEPEPPTDAPLRLPIQDVYTISGIGTVPVGRIETGTLNTGDNVSFQPSDVGGEVKTIEMHHEEVPNAEPGDNVGFNVRGIGKDDIRRGDVCGPADDPPSVAETFQAQVVVMQHPSVITAGYTPVFHAHTAQVACTIESIDQKIDPSTGEVAEEEPDFIKSGDAAVVTVRPQKPLSIEPSSEIPELGSFAIRDMGQTIAAGKVLSVEER, encoded by the coding sequence ATGAGCGAAGACAAACCGCACCAGAACTTGGCCATCATCGGCCACGTCGACCACGGGAAGAGTACGCTCGTGGGCCGGCTCCTGTACGAGACAGGGAGCGTCCCCGAGCACGTCATCGAGCAGCACCGCGAGGAGGCAGAAGAGAAGGGCAAGGGCGGCTTCGAGTTCGCCTACGTCATGGACAACCTCGCCGAGGAGCGGGAGCGAGGTGTCACCATCGACATCGCCCACCAGGAGTTCGACACCGACGACTACTACTTCACCATCGTCGACTGTCCGGGCCACCGTGACTTCGTGAAGAACATGATCACGGGCGCCTCGCAGGCCGACAACGCGGTGCTCGTCGTCGCGGCCGACGACGGCGTCGCGCCCCAGACCCGAGAGCACGTGTTCCTGGCCCGCACGCTGGGGATCAACGAGCTCATCATCGGCGTCAACAAGATGGACCTCGTCGACTACAGCGAGGACTCCTACAAGGAGGTCGTCGACGAGGTTCACGACCTGCTGAACCAGGTCCAGTTCGCGACCGACGACACCACGTTCATCCCGATCTCGGCGTTCGAGGGCGACAACGTCGCCGAGAGCTCCGAGAACACGTCCTGGTTCGACGGCCCGACGCTGCTGGAGGCGCTCAACGAGCTTCCGGAGCCGGAGCCGCCGACGGACGCGCCGCTGCGCCTGCCGATCCAGGACGTCTACACCATCTCCGGCATCGGGACCGTCCCGGTCGGACGGATCGAGACGGGGACGCTCAACACGGGCGACAACGTCTCCTTCCAGCCCAGCGACGTGGGCGGCGAGGTGAAGACGATCGAGATGCACCACGAGGAGGTGCCCAACGCCGAGCCCGGTGACAACGTCGGGTTCAACGTGCGCGGCATCGGCAAGGACGACATCCGCCGTGGCGACGTCTGTGGCCCGGCCGACGACCCGCCCAGCGTCGCGGAGACGTTCCAGGCCCAGGTCGTCGTCATGCAGCACCCGAGCGTGATCACCGCCGGCTACACGCCGGTGTTCCACGCCCACACCGCACAGGTCGCGTGTACGATCGAGTCGATCGACCAGAAGATCGACCCGTCGACCGGCGAGGTCGCCGAGGAGGAGCCGGACTTCATCAAGTCCGGCGACGCCGCGGTCGTCACCGTCCGCCCGCAGAAGCCGCTCTCGATCGAGCCGTCGAGCGAGATCCCCGAACTGGGGAGCTTCGCCATCCGCGACATGGGTCAGACCATCGCGGCCGGCAAGGTGCTCAGCGTCGAAGAGCGATAG
- a CDS encoding amino acid-binding protein, which yields MSHADRVATHTLRLELDDEPGELAAALDPIAENGGNLLSVFHERGSRTPGGRIPVEVALDCPCARFDDIVDGLRDQGVTVVAADEEYYGEAFRVLLTGHLVDTDLSETLREIESASTVAVEELSLSAPDGVEAVSSAYLRLGARSGERGTALEQVREIADRKGLTVVEPLEASG from the coding sequence ATGAGCCACGCCGACAGGGTGGCGACACACACGCTCCGGCTCGAACTCGACGACGAGCCGGGCGAGCTCGCGGCCGCGCTCGACCCGATCGCCGAGAACGGGGGGAACCTCCTCTCGGTGTTCCACGAGCGCGGGAGCCGCACACCCGGCGGGCGCATCCCGGTCGAGGTGGCGCTCGACTGCCCGTGTGCGCGGTTCGACGATATCGTCGACGGACTGCGCGACCAGGGCGTGACCGTCGTCGCCGCCGACGAGGAGTACTACGGTGAGGCGTTCCGCGTGCTGCTGACCGGCCACCTGGTGGATACGGATCTCTCGGAGACGCTGCGTGAGATCGAGAGCGCGTCGACGGTCGCCGTCGAGGAGCTCTCGCTGTCGGCCCCCGACGGCGTCGAGGCGGTGTCGAGCGCGTACCTGCGCTTGGGCGCCCGCTCGGGTGAACGCGGGACCGCACTGGAGCAGGTACGGGAGATCGCCGACCGGAAGGGGCTGACCGTCGTCGAGCCGCTGGAGGCGAGCGGATGA
- a CDS encoding M48 family metallopeptidase, whose amino-acid sequence MSERLERRHHIGQTVVPYTIDWSEGRETVGLSIDSSLELTVTAPMTATVADVEEVLESRQEWLLQKLYGLKEQEGPPYPKEYMSGEKLQYRGRQYSLEVVEADVPEPRLSFDEQTFTLRVHRFDGDVDDVSVRRKHQAVVDWFVKRAEEELPDRVSRFESRLGLEDVPVWVGELDGRWGEYDDGTVRLNWRLIRAPVRIQDYVLVHELAHSIHDQHSGAFWNTVGALIPDYEERREWLRINGNTLTI is encoded by the coding sequence ATGAGCGAACGCCTAGAGCGTCGGCATCATATCGGCCAAACGGTTGTTCCCTATACAATCGACTGGTCGGAAGGTCGGGAGACTGTGGGGCTCTCGATTGACAGTTCGTTAGAGTTGACTGTTACAGCCCCGATGACCGCTACGGTAGCGGACGTGGAGGAGGTACTTGAGTCTCGTCAGGAATGGCTGCTTCAGAAACTCTACGGACTGAAGGAGCAGGAAGGGCCCCCGTATCCGAAAGAGTATATGAGCGGTGAGAAGCTTCAGTATCGCGGACGACAGTACTCACTAGAGGTCGTCGAGGCGGACGTACCGGAGCCGAGATTATCGTTCGACGAGCAGACGTTCACTCTTCGCGTTCACCGGTTTGACGGTGATGTCGACGACGTGAGCGTTCGTCGAAAGCACCAAGCGGTCGTCGACTGGTTCGTTAAGCGAGCAGAGGAAGAGCTTCCGGACCGAGTGTCGCGTTTTGAGTCAAGGTTGGGCCTTGAGGATGTGCCAGTCTGGGTCGGAGAGCTTGACGGTCGTTGGGGCGAATACGACGATGGAACAGTTCGCCTCAATTGGCGGCTAATCCGAGCACCTGTTCGGATCCAAGATTACGTTCTCGTTCATGAGTTAGCTCATTCAATCCACGATCAGCACTCCGGCGCGTTCTGGAACACTGTTGGTGCTCTTATACCGGACTACGAAGAACGCCGTGAGTGGCTCAGAATCAACGGGAACACCCTCACTATCTGA
- a CDS encoding type I restriction endonuclease subunit R produces MPDEYAESERPALDALQQLGWEVVDQQRTTWVDPRKTESSAVLEPRLRNAVKRLNPWLNENNLNKAVRKVTQVAGTSTMDENEQIHEKLVQHTSVEQDRGHGKQHQTVQYIDYENPEKNDFFALNQFRVAGPVEVVKPDIVLFVNGIPLGVVECKSPLIPEPRSEALDQLTRYQNERDGESEGAEELFRYNQFSVAAWMEGAVMGTYETPKDQYKPWRDAYPLEDDELIDLFDLDGYLPDQYRMLYALFEPERLLDQLRHFTVFENKQGGAVKMVARYQQYRAVRKALERINKRGRSEAQGGVVWHTQGSGKSLTMLFLALKLRRNEDDPTLLLVTDRRALNDQIHATFERCGFPNPKKAQSIDDLRDRLTYDAGETITTLIHKFQTTDEEDDFPVLSRNENIYVMADEAHRTQDKELANNMRTALPNAFYVGFTGTPIEKDERNTRRTFGNYIDTYTIDQSLEDGATVEILYQGRLADIHLEGETLDRLFDRIFSDKSPEEKAEIQKRYARTQDLAEAQPRVDRVALDIIEHFENDVPDPFKGMVVTTSKEAAIRYKETLDSLNGPESRVIVSEGHNDPEHIKKWTPSDSEKSQYKESFVDPNGEVELLIVCDMLLTGFDAPVAQVMYLDKPLREHSLLQAIARVNRPFEEKTHGLIIDYYGVSDELKEALAMFSSKDVERAMVPVEDKQPDLEAAHSKAVSFFDDLDEVEQCVQSLEPDDRRIEFKNAFKRFSQLMDVVLPDPMANPYREDLEQLSTIYGKAKERYRDETMNLDGAGAKVRELIQDHITSRGIEVLNDEPVSIMEEVEFDAKLEGLESDEARASEMQNAIEHEINVRFDEDPVQYGSLRDRLEELIEKYREGRYDERETIEELRELMDEIRSRDKQARNKGLRDETDLSFYHAVEDVLDEHDAGEENLIELTADLVSTVEEFVTKVEWKERTHLQNQMRKEVTRELYRSEINISGDDRQELTSRVIELARNHYQ; encoded by the coding sequence ATGCCAGACGAGTACGCCGAGTCCGAGCGGCCCGCTCTCGACGCGCTCCAGCAACTCGGTTGGGAGGTCGTCGACCAGCAACGGACCACTTGGGTCGATCCCCGCAAGACCGAGTCCTCGGCCGTACTCGAACCTCGACTTCGCAACGCAGTAAAGCGCCTGAATCCCTGGCTCAACGAGAACAATCTGAACAAGGCTGTTCGCAAGGTCACGCAAGTTGCTGGAACGAGCACCATGGACGAGAACGAGCAGATCCACGAAAAGCTCGTCCAACACACCTCCGTCGAGCAGGATCGCGGCCACGGCAAGCAACACCAGACGGTCCAGTACATTGACTACGAGAACCCCGAGAAAAATGACTTCTTCGCGCTCAACCAGTTCCGGGTCGCGGGGCCGGTCGAGGTCGTCAAACCAGACATCGTGCTGTTCGTCAACGGCATCCCGCTCGGCGTCGTCGAGTGCAAGAGCCCTCTGATCCCGGAGCCACGGTCGGAGGCGCTCGATCAGCTCACTCGCTACCAGAACGAACGCGACGGTGAGTCGGAGGGCGCCGAGGAGCTGTTCCGGTACAACCAGTTCTCGGTCGCCGCCTGGATGGAGGGCGCGGTCATGGGCACGTACGAAACGCCGAAGGACCAGTACAAACCGTGGCGTGATGCCTACCCATTGGAGGACGACGAACTCATAGACCTGTTCGACCTCGACGGGTACCTCCCCGACCAGTACCGGATGCTCTATGCGCTGTTCGAGCCCGAGCGCCTGCTCGATCAGCTGAGGCACTTCACGGTGTTCGAGAACAAGCAGGGCGGCGCGGTCAAGATGGTCGCCCGGTATCAGCAGTACCGGGCGGTCCGGAAGGCGCTCGAAAGGATCAACAAGCGCGGCCGGAGTGAGGCGCAGGGCGGCGTCGTCTGGCACACTCAGGGATCTGGGAAGTCGCTCACGATGCTCTTCCTCGCGCTGAAGCTGCGCCGGAACGAGGACGACCCGACACTCCTGTTGGTCACGGACCGCCGGGCGCTCAACGACCAGATTCACGCGACGTTTGAGCGGTGCGGCTTCCCGAACCCGAAGAAGGCCCAGAGCATCGACGACCTCCGCGACCGACTCACCTACGACGCGGGTGAGACGATCACGACGCTGATCCACAAGTTCCAGACCACGGACGAGGAGGACGACTTCCCGGTGCTCTCCCGCAACGAGAACATCTATGTGATGGCCGACGAGGCTCACCGGACGCAAGACAAGGAACTCGCGAACAACATGCGAACGGCGCTTCCGAACGCCTTCTACGTCGGATTCACTGGGACGCCAATCGAGAAGGACGAGCGCAACACTCGCCGGACGTTCGGGAACTACATCGATACGTACACTATTGACCAATCGCTGGAAGACGGTGCGACAGTCGAGATTCTGTATCAGGGCCGTCTCGCAGATATCCACCTCGAAGGCGAGACGCTCGACCGCCTGTTTGATCGCATCTTCTCGGATAAGTCACCAGAGGAGAAGGCGGAGATACAGAAGCGGTACGCTCGCACGCAGGACCTCGCTGAGGCTCAGCCCCGAGTTGACCGAGTTGCCCTGGACATCATCGAGCACTTCGAAAACGACGTGCCTGACCCGTTCAAGGGGATGGTCGTCACCACCAGTAAGGAGGCGGCTATCCGCTACAAGGAGACCTTGGACAGCCTGAACGGTCCCGAGTCCCGGGTCATCGTCTCCGAGGGGCACAATGACCCTGAGCACATCAAGAAGTGGACGCCAAGCGATTCCGAGAAGAGCCAGTATAAGGAGTCGTTCGTCGACCCGAACGGTGAGGTTGAGCTGCTCATCGTCTGCGATATGCTGCTGACCGGCTTCGACGCGCCGGTGGCGCAGGTGATGTACCTCGATAAGCCACTGCGAGAGCACAGCCTGTTGCAGGCGATCGCTCGCGTGAACCGCCCGTTCGAGGAGAAAACCCACGGCCTCATCATCGACTACTACGGTGTCTCCGATGAGCTGAAGGAGGCACTCGCGATGTTCAGCTCCAAGGACGTTGAACGAGCGATGGTGCCCGTCGAGGACAAGCAGCCCGATCTTGAGGCGGCACACAGCAAAGCGGTCTCGTTCTTCGACGACCTCGACGAGGTTGAGCAGTGTGTCCAGTCGCTTGAGCCAGATGACCGCCGAATCGAGTTCAAGAACGCGTTTAAGCGGTTCTCGCAGTTGATGGACGTTGTTCTTCCGGATCCGATGGCGAACCCCTACCGGGAAGATCTTGAGCAGCTCAGCACGATCTACGGGAAGGCGAAGGAACGCTACCGTGACGAGACAATGAACCTCGACGGCGCTGGGGCGAAGGTCCGCGAGTTGATCCAGGACCACATTACCTCTCGCGGTATCGAGGTCCTGAACGACGAACCCGTCTCGATCATGGAGGAGGTCGAGTTTGACGCGAAACTTGAAGGCCTAGAGAGCGACGAAGCTCGTGCGAGTGAGATGCAGAATGCGATTGAGCACGAGATTAACGTCCGGTTTGATGAGGACCCGGTGCAGTACGGCTCTCTCCGGGATCGTCTTGAGGAGCTTATCGAAAAGTACCGAGAGGGGCGGTACGATGAACGTGAGACTATCGAGGAGCTCCGAGAACTGATGGACGAGATTCGCTCTCGTGACAAGCAGGCGCGGAACAAGGGCCTCCGCGACGAGACCGATCTTTCGTTCTACCATGCTGTTGAGGACGTACTGGATGAGCACGATGCTGGTGAGGAAAACCTGATCGAGCTCACGGCTGATCTGGTTTCGACCGTTGAGGAGTTCGTCACGAAGGTGGAATGGAAAGAGCGGACCCATCTACAGAATCAGATGCGGAAGGAAGTGACGAGGGAGTTATATCGGTCTGAGATCAACATTTCGGGTGATGACCGCCAGGAGCTGACCAGCCGCGTCATCGAACTCGCCCGGAACCACTACCAATGA
- a CDS encoding homoserine dehydrogenase, which translates to MRLAIFGVGAVGRSVANLAGEHGHDVVGLADSTGATLGDPLNVDDALQRKSETGTVGREPHEALLRADYDVLVEATPTTLDDAEPGFSTAVSALERDRHVVLANKGPVAERYDELCAAARESEGRLRFEATVGGAIPAVRTVEDFGPAHVDRVRGVLNGTANFVLSRMAAEGLGYDHVLSEAQELGVAEADPTFDVDGTDAALKGVIVANVLRAARGREALTLDDAEVSGIQDLPVSALSLAAEDGRTVRLIAEASPEGVRVGPRLVPENGTLAVTGTQNIVQIETGHAGRLNLSGHGAGGPETASAVLSDVGRLPPR; encoded by the coding sequence ATGAGGCTGGCGATCTTCGGGGTCGGCGCCGTCGGTCGGTCGGTCGCGAACTTGGCCGGCGAGCACGGCCACGACGTGGTCGGCCTCGCCGACTCGACCGGCGCGACGCTGGGCGATCCGCTGAACGTGGACGACGCACTCCAACGCAAGTCCGAGACGGGTACAGTCGGGCGGGAGCCACACGAGGCGCTGCTTCGAGCCGACTACGACGTGCTGGTCGAGGCGACGCCGACGACGCTCGACGACGCCGAACCCGGGTTCTCCACCGCCGTTTCCGCCCTCGAACGCGACCGCCACGTCGTGCTCGCGAACAAGGGGCCGGTCGCCGAGCGCTACGACGAGCTCTGTGCCGCCGCGCGGGAGAGCGAGGGGCGACTCCGGTTCGAGGCGACCGTCGGCGGCGCCATCCCCGCGGTCCGGACGGTCGAGGACTTCGGCCCGGCCCACGTCGACCGCGTTCGCGGCGTGCTCAACGGCACCGCGAACTTCGTGCTCTCCCGGATGGCCGCCGAGGGGCTGGGGTACGATCACGTCCTCTCGGAGGCCCAGGAGCTGGGCGTCGCGGAGGCAGACCCGACGTTCGACGTCGACGGCACCGACGCGGCGCTGAAGGGCGTGATCGTCGCGAACGTGCTCCGGGCGGCCCGGGGGCGTGAGGCGCTGACCCTCGACGACGCGGAAGTGAGCGGGATCCAGGATCTCCCCGTGAGTGCGCTGTCGCTCGCCGCCGAGGACGGGCGGACGGTGCGGCTGATCGCCGAGGCGTCGCCCGAGGGTGTCCGTGTCGGCCCGCGGCTGGTGCCGGAGAACGGTACGCTGGCGGTGACCGGTACCCAGAACATCGTCCAGATCGAGACCGGCCACGCCGGGCGGCTGAACCTCTCGGGTCACGGCGCCGGCGGCCCCGAAACGGCATCGGCGGTGCTGTCCGACGTGGGTCGGTTACCACCCCGCTAA